One genomic window of Amyelois transitella isolate CPQ chromosome 8, ilAmyTran1.1, whole genome shotgun sequence includes the following:
- the LOC106137354 gene encoding U6 snRNA-associated Sm-like protein LSm1, with translation MSGNINPLAGTAHLLDELDKKLMVLLRDGRTLIGYLRCVDQFANLVLHKTIERIHVGKEYGDIPRGIFIVRGENVVLLGEIDREKEENLPLTEVSVDDILDAQRREQDSKVDQQKLLSKALKERGLNLLAELGHDDMF, from the exons atgtctGGAAATATAAACCCATTGGCAGGAACAGCCCATTTACTGGACGAACTAGATA AAAAGCTTATGGTGCTGCTGCGTGATGGTCGAACCCTTATTGGCTACCTGCGCTGCGTCGACCAGTTCGctaatttagttttacataAAACTATTGAAAGGATTCATGTTGGTAAAGAGTATGGGGACATACCTCGAGGAATATTCATTGTTAGAGGCGAAAATGTTGTACTTTTGGGTGAGATA GACAGAGAAAAAGAAGAGAATTTACCACTAACGGAAGTATCAGTGGATGATATACTTGATGCTCAAAGACGAGAACAGGATTCAAAAGTTGATCAACAAAAATTACTTTCTAAGGCATTGAAAGAAAGGGGATTAAATTTACTGGCTGAATTAGGTCATGATGATATGTTTTAG